The DNA region ATAAGTTGCCTACCTAGAGCCTAGTCGAGTTAAGTATAATTAAGAAGCACTGGAATAAAACGGATGCCTGTTTATCATCTGGCCGATTTTCAGGCTTATTGCTATACTAATATTTAAAATTTTAGAGGAAGAGCAGGAAATTGGTTATAAATGGATTGCGCAAGGAGATAATCATGTTCAATGACACTGAATTTTTTATAAATGCTTTTCTTCAAGCGCCGAAGGGAATGGCTTTAGTATCGATAGAAGGAAGCTTGATAAAAGCGAACCAGATGTTCTGTAAGTTGTTAGGGTATGAGCAAGCTGAGCTAGATGGTATGTCGTTGCGTGAGCTAATGGACCCATCTGATTTTAATTATGAGCGTCACCAGCTTGAGCAACTATTGGCGGGGTCCAATTCAATTTATGAGGCTGAACAAGGTTGGATTGATAAACAAGGAAGATCGATTCGCATCCAGCAAGCGGTTTCCATTGGTGGCTCTGGAGAACGCTTATTTTATATTTTTCAGCTACAACTCGCTGTATCGTTACAAGAGAAGAGCTTAACCCCACGTGATCTTGAAGGGGTATTAACAAAGCAGGCGTTGCCTGATGAACAAAAGTTTTTGGAAGCGGAGTTGGGCCAATATCGTACGCGATTGCGGCAAATTTTAAGTGTAGCAAATATAGGGACATCTCTCGTCGATTTAAAAGGCAATATAATGGAAGCGGATGAAGTGTTGCAACAGATGTTTGGTTATACTGAACAACAATTAAAAGAAAAAACATTCTATGAAATTACCCATCCCGATGACGTTCATTTAAATCAGACGCTCTATGAGGAATTAATTGCGGGTAAACGTGACAATTATCATTTAGAAAAACGGTATATCCGCAGTGATGGCCATGTTATTTGGGGTGATCTGACGGTTTGTATTAATAGGCAGGAGTCGCCTACGATTACGGCAATGATTAAGGATATTACAGAGCGTAAACAACTAGAAAATCATCTGCAGGAAAGTGAAGAACGATTTCGAATGATTGCGGAATACGTAAGCGATGTGATCTCGATCCGC from Ammoniphilus oxalaticus includes:
- a CDS encoding GGDEF domain-containing protein is translated as MFNDTEFFINAFLQAPKGMALVSIEGSLIKANQMFCKLLGYEQAELDGMSLRELMDPSDFNYERHQLEQLLAGSNSIYEAEQGWIDKQGRSIRIQQAVSIGGSGERLFYIFQLQLAVSLQEKSLTPRDLEGVLTKQALPDEQKFLEAELGQYRTRLRQILSVANIGTSLVDLKGNIMEADEVLQQMFGYTEQQLKEKTFYEITHPDDVHLNQTLYEELIAGKRDNYHLEKRYIRSDGHVIWGDLTVCINRQESPTITAMIKDITERKQLENHLQESEERFRMIAEYVSDVISIRDHEGRYTYLSAASYPLLGYREDELLGQSAIQFIHPEDRDSFLKEYDTLMKTGQVLSTYRFCKKDGNYFWVESKLRVFHQVNNEIKIIAISRDITRHKKREQELQETQRLWQQLSTIDGVTEIYNRRHFDETIRREWSRCRRNGHPISLVLLDIDFFKDYNDTYGHLKGDVCLKLVAQTIKRTVQRQGDQVFRYGGEEFAALLPETDERGANEVAERMRLAIMQSKISHRKSPISPYVTISVGYATSSQKAKLDIQQLMLQADQALYLAKNQGRNKVSGMF